The Desulfovibrio sp. DNA window TGCATCAGCATTGTTCTTGCCGATTGTGCGCTCTCCGCTCAACAGCTCAAAAGCAATCATCCCCAGATGCCTGCCCACAGTTTCGGTAATTACAGCAGAACCACCAACAAGCCCCTGCCGGATATGGGCATCGTAGAGAGCAAAAACCGGCGCGTTGGCCTGCCTTGCAATTTCTGCCGCAACATCGGCCGGAACAAAGTTGCGCCCTGTTATGTCCTTGAAATAGGTTCCCAGCAAAACAAGGGTATCAGGTGGCAGCATAGAAACATGCTTGAGCATTTTCTCATAGGGCAGCGCAGCGGTATCCTCAAGTTCAAGATTTTTCGCCACAGACATGCTCACAGCGGCAGTCTGCGCAAAGAATGATGCCTGCCTGCTGTCCACACCACCCACAACGATCAAACGCCTCGCGTGTGGAAAAAGGGCCAGTCCGTAACGAATGGTTCCTTCAATATCCCACCGGCTGGTAATGGTCAGCACGGGATTGGGCGGACCTCGCCATGAAACGACAGGGGTGGAAACAAGTGTGGCAAGCACTGGCACATGGGGAGGCACGAAGCCGTAGCCTTCTTGCGCCAGAAAATCGAGCGCGGCCTGATTCTGGGTAATGACCACCCCAATATTTGCCCTGGAAATCTTGTTTCGCAAAAGTTCGGCGAGCAGGCTGCGCCACTGCGCGCTGTCGTTACGCACAAGGTCGAGCATCTCTACGTAAACATCGCTGAAGCTAAGCCCCTTTTCACGCAGTGCAGCCACGGCAGCCGTTGTAAGCGTGTCAGAAACAGGAAGCCCATACTGTGCGCCGGACAGCAGCAGCACAGCCTTGCGCTCTGGCCTCACCTGCCCATCTGACTGGTTGGCACTGTGACCAACGGCTAGTGCTGACGAAATGCCAGAAACAAAGACAAGCAAAAAAAAGGCGTAGCACAGGGCAACCGGTCGCACTACAAAATTGCGCGGTGTGTGGGGGGGAGGCAACGTGCTTTTTTGCGCTGCTCCAAAGGCTGGTTGTGATTGCATCTATGCACCCCTGCATCGCAAGCCCGGATAGTAAGGCGATAAATCTGCGCTGGGGGAATCAATGTCGTGTGCGTTGCGCACATTGAGCATCTGATCAAATCATAAAATTTACTCTATATACATACTCAAGTGAAGTCCAGCGACGACTATTGGTGCACATAAGAAAAGTGCGCATCGGACAGATTGCCGACGCGCAACTATTCAATATATTTCTGTGGATACGTAACATACTGGCAAATCACGTAAGCTGAAATTTTTAGTCAGTTTGCTATTGCGGCTCGGCGTTTTCCCGATCTTGCTGCGCACCATGTGTGATAATAGCACATAACGATTTATAGCAACTGCAAAATCACCATCCCGACAGCACCCAAATCCAGCAGACACAAGGCGTTGATACTGGTATACATTACACAACGTGTGGAAATTCCCGCAAAAAGATAGCCATCCAGCCACCTTCGAGACTTTGCAGCAGCACATAAACCGACGCCAGCGAAAGTGGAGCAAACACACGCGCCAGATCAATACAGAAACCCAGTTCAGGTTTCATTTGTGTACCTCTGGCTTTTTCAGAGCACGTCAGTATTCCTTGGTTACGCCTGCGCTGCCACAGGCCATCACAGTTCTCGCTTTAAACGATTTAGCTGAAATGCGACCAATCGCCCACCTAGGGGAATACTGATTAAGGCCTGAGCCACCCAATTGACGGAAGCACATAATATATTTATTTTGCCGACCAAGTTGATACTCCTCCGACAAATACTTCCATCTTGGTCGGTTGCGCACCTCGCAAAGATAGCCCAGGATGATGCACAATGGATAAGCCGCGTGCACCTGCTTAAAACGGGATGGTCGGACTGCGAGAAACAAGTTACCGCCGTTTGAAGAAACACAACACGCTAACAACCTGAACGGCGGGCGGCTTTTTGTTCAAACAAGCAGGCATGAACTATCCAGCCTGATGCAGGAATAAACAGATGCCAGACTAACCGTCAATAATGGCGCAATGGAGAAACGGACAGGATATATTAGTCACAAAAATATACAATTGATAGAATTATGCGACCACAACATGAACAGTATGCATTATTGACGAAACAATATTTATTTTATATTATAAACTATAAATAACATAAATAGCCATCGCAACAACGCATATAGAGTCAATATTTCATATGAAGCAACCAGCATCCTCGCTCATACAAGAACAATAATTGGAACATAACAATGCTAAATGACAGAAAAAAACAGGCATATAATTTCCTTAGAAATGCAATCATCAGCAATGAGATCGCTGCGGGCTCACCCATTCGCGAGCAGGAGCTGACTAAACGCCTGAAAATGAGCCGTACTCCCATTCGTGAGGCCATGCGCGAGCTGGAAAAAGATGGACTTTTGATCAGTTATCCTGCCAGAGGCACCTTTGTTTTAGTGGTGACGCCTTCTGATGTTGCTGAAATTTATGATCTGCGAATTCTGTGCGAGTTATGGGCACTTGAGCAAGGCCTACCACGAATGCACGATAATGAGATTGAAATTATCGACAGGCTTACAAACGAAGCCGAAGCAAATGTTGACTGGGAAAAATTCCATCTTTCAGATCTACTGCTGCACAACCTCATTATTGAAAAAAGTTACAATAAAAGATTGGTGTCGTTCATACAGGCCATTAACGGCCAGATTGAACGCATCAGAAGGTTCAATGCAAAGGGTAAGGCCAGATATGACCTTGGTATTGTAGAGCACAAAAAAATCCTCAATGCCCTGTTTAACAGAAACCTACCTGCTGCCAAGAAAGCTCTGGAAGAACACTTACGTACAAGCAGATCTACCGCCATCGAAATTGCCAAAATGTTTGAGCTACAGTCTGTGCCCCAAAAGTCCTGATTGGCGTGTCTCTACACGGCAATTCCAGACATCATTATGCAACGGCGCACTGATGGGCACTTGCTGATCGTGTAAAAGCGCCCATGGGAAGGACATGGGCGCTCAAGGGGAGGGAAAGGCGCGAGGCAAATGCGCCCCTTCCTTGTCGTGGAGGAGATTTAGAACTGATAGACGAAGGTCACGCCCACATTCCAGGCGTCGCGTACGTTATCGCTCTTGCCATTCATGCGACTGTTGCCCCATACGGTCTTTGACTTGTCAAGGTACAGTGCATCATAGTTTGCATCAACGTAGACAACAAAGTTGTCGTACATCTTGTACTTGTTGCTCAAGCCAAATTCGAGGACGGCGTCATTGCGCGTCAGATACAGACCTTCACGTCCGGCGATGCTGCCGTCGTTGGCAGACATCCATGACCCAGTGGACCGGTTGATCTTCTTGAGAACACCCGGATCATTGGTG harbors:
- a CDS encoding GntR family transcriptional regulator — its product is MLNDRKKQAYNFLRNAIISNEIAAGSPIREQELTKRLKMSRTPIREAMRELEKDGLLISYPARGTFVLVVTPSDVAEIYDLRILCELWALEQGLPRMHDNEIEIIDRLTNEAEANVDWEKFHLSDLLLHNLIIEKSYNKRLVSFIQAINGQIERIRRFNAKGKARYDLGIVEHKKILNALFNRNLPAAKKALEEHLRTSRSTAIEIAKMFELQSVPQKS